One Nitrospina watsonii DNA segment encodes these proteins:
- the argH gene encoding argininosuccinate lyase — protein MKKPWSGRFEQATDDLMIRFSESVSFDRRLYAYDIQGSIAHCKTLQKAKLVTAAESKQIIGGLQSILKEIDSGRFEFKLEFEDVHMNIEQRLIKKIGSAGGKLHTGRSRNDQVALDLRLYLRDEITHIERALKRLGRTLIGQAKKHVNTIIPGYTHLQRAQPVSLAHHLLAYVEMLGRDRARLNDMLKRVNVMPLGSAALAGSGYPLDRHYTARLLKFPAVTHNSMDAVSDRDFVVEFLAAASLVMAHLSRLGEEVILWSTSENKLIELSDAFSTGSSIMPQKKNPDPAELVRGKTGRVYGHLMGLLTLLKGQPLAYNRDMQEDKEPLFDTVDTVQMALDVFDGMMKSATFKPQPVASLEASGFLTATEIADYLVLKGMPFRDAHEVTGKTVAYCLKQGKGLTDLTLGEFQQFSPKFKKDIFDFVSIEGAVDRKNVYGGTARNQVREQLKRLTKEWK, from the coding sequence ATGAAAAAACCCTGGAGTGGCAGATTCGAGCAGGCGACGGACGATCTGATGATCCGTTTTTCGGAGTCGGTGTCGTTCGACCGGCGGCTCTACGCCTACGACATCCAGGGTTCCATCGCGCATTGCAAGACCCTGCAGAAGGCGAAGCTGGTGACGGCGGCGGAATCGAAACAGATCATCGGCGGCCTGCAATCCATCCTGAAAGAAATCGACAGCGGCCGGTTCGAGTTCAAGTTGGAATTCGAAGACGTGCACATGAACATCGAGCAGCGGTTGATCAAAAAGATCGGTTCGGCGGGTGGCAAACTGCACACCGGTCGCAGCCGCAACGACCAGGTGGCGCTCGACCTGCGCCTGTACCTGCGCGACGAGATCACGCACATCGAACGCGCCCTCAAACGGTTGGGCCGCACGCTGATCGGCCAGGCCAAAAAACACGTCAACACGATCATTCCCGGTTACACGCACCTGCAACGGGCGCAACCGGTGTCCTTGGCGCATCACCTCTTGGCGTACGTCGAGATGCTGGGGCGCGACCGCGCCCGCCTCAACGACATGCTCAAGCGGGTGAACGTGATGCCGCTGGGCTCGGCGGCGCTGGCGGGATCGGGCTACCCCCTCGACCGCCACTACACGGCGCGGTTGTTGAAGTTCCCGGCGGTCACCCACAACAGCATGGATGCGGTGAGCGACCGCGACTTCGTGGTCGAGTTCCTCGCCGCCGCGTCGTTGGTGATGGCGCACTTGAGCCGCCTGGGCGAGGAAGTGATCCTGTGGTCCACCAGCGAGAACAAGTTGATCGAGTTGTCGGACGCCTTCTCCACCGGCAGCAGCATCATGCCGCAGAAAAAAAACCCGGACCCCGCCGAACTGGTGCGCGGCAAAACCGGGCGGGTGTACGGTCACTTGATGGGACTCTTGACGCTGCTCAAGGGGCAGCCGCTGGCCTACAACCGGGATATGCAGGAGGACAAGGAACCCTTGTTCGACACGGTGGACACGGTGCAGATGGCGCTCGATGTGTTCGACGGCATGATGAAGTCGGCGACGTTCAAGCCGCAGCCGGTGGCGTCGCTCGAAGCCAGCGGCTTTTTGACGGCGACGGAGATCGCCGATTACCTGGTGCTGAAAGGCATGCCCTTCCGCGACGCGCATGAGGTGACGGGCAAGACGGTGGCGTATTGCCTGAAGCAGGGCAAGGGGCTGACCGATCTCACGCTCGGCGAGTTCCAGCAGTTTTCACCGAAATTCAAGAAAGACATTTTCGATTTTGTGTCGATCGAAGGCGCGGTCGATCGCAAGAACGTGTATGGCGGCACCGCCCGCAACCAGGTGCGCGAGCAACTGAAGCGCCTGACGAAAGAATGGAAGTAG
- a CDS encoding BrnA antitoxin family protein yields the protein MTKKIPKFKSENEERKFWSDRDSTEYVDWKKARRVTLPELKPSLKTISLRLPASMLEELKLLAHKRDVPYQSLMKIFLAEKIREEMKV from the coding sequence ATGACTAAAAAAATTCCGAAATTCAAAAGCGAAAATGAGGAACGCAAATTCTGGAGTGACCGCGACTCCACCGAATACGTGGATTGGAAAAAGGCAAGGCGCGTGACTCTGCCGGAGCTGAAGCCGTCGCTCAAAACCATTTCTCTGCGACTGCCCGCCTCGATGCTGGAAGAACTGAAACTGCTCGCCCACAAGCGGGACGTGCCCTACCAATCGCTCATGAAAATCTTCCTCGCCGAAAAAATCCGCGAGGAGATGAAGGTGTAG